In Chryseobacterium turcicum, a single window of DNA contains:
- a CDS encoding replication-associated recombination protein A, whose product MSHNTPLAERLRPKTLDEVLGQEHLTGEKGTIRKMLENDTLNSLILWGPPGTGKTTLAEIISEKSGRKFFKLSAVSSGVKDVRDIIDDAKKQNLFSGKSPILFIDEIHRFNKSQQDSLLHAVEKGWVVLIGATTENPSFEVVSALLSRSQVYILKALSHEKLEELIDIATERFNKDEKSDFIIKEKAAFIQYSGGDGRKLINSVELVLNQFKNSTNKEITNDDVMSVLQETMALYDKNGEQHYDIISAFIKSMRGGDPNGAVYWLARMIAGGEDIKFIARRMLILASEDIGLANPNALVIANNCFQAINVIGNPEARILLSETAIYLAVSPKSNSAYMAINDALAFVKKTGNLPVPLHLRNAPTKLMKDLDYGKEYKYAHSFEGNFVNQDFLPEEIKDAKFYEPGNNATEKKIFEELKKKWNNKY is encoded by the coding sequence TTGAGTCACAACACTCCTTTAGCAGAAAGATTAAGACCAAAAACCTTAGATGAAGTTTTAGGGCAGGAGCATCTTACCGGTGAAAAAGGTACCATCAGAAAAATGCTGGAAAATGATACCTTAAACTCCTTGATTCTTTGGGGACCTCCGGGAACCGGAAAAACTACTTTAGCGGAAATTATCTCAGAAAAATCGGGAAGAAAGTTTTTTAAACTTTCGGCAGTTTCTTCGGGTGTAAAAGATGTACGCGATATAATAGATGATGCCAAAAAGCAAAATCTTTTTTCGGGAAAATCGCCCATTCTTTTTATTGATGAAATACACCGTTTTAATAAGTCTCAACAAGATTCTCTTCTTCATGCTGTAGAAAAAGGTTGGGTAGTTTTAATTGGTGCAACGACAGAAAACCCAAGCTTTGAAGTGGTTTCGGCATTGCTTTCAAGAAGCCAGGTGTATATTTTGAAAGCTTTAAGCCATGAAAAGCTGGAAGAGCTTATTGATATAGCAACTGAGAGATTTAATAAAGATGAAAAATCAGATTTTATCATTAAAGAGAAAGCAGCTTTCATACAATATTCTGGTGGTGATGGCAGAAAACTGATTAATTCTGTGGAATTGGTGCTGAATCAGTTTAAAAACTCAACGAATAAAGAAATTACAAATGACGATGTGATGTCGGTTCTTCAGGAAACGATGGCACTTTATGATAAAAATGGGGAACAACATTATGATATCATCTCGGCTTTTATTAAGTCGATGCGTGGTGGTGACCCAAATGGAGCGGTTTATTGGTTGGCAAGAATGATTGCTGGGGGAGAAGATATTAAATTTATCGCCAGAAGAATGTTGATTTTAGCTTCTGAGGATATTGGTTTGGCTAATCCAAATGCTTTGGTGATTGCGAATAATTGTTTTCAGGCAATTAATGTTATTGGAAATCCTGAAGCAAGAATTTTATTGAGTGAAACGGCTATTTATCTTGCAGTGTCTCCAAAAAGTAATTCAGCGTATATGGCAATTAATGATGCTTTGGCTTTTGTAAAGAAAACCGGGAATCTTCCTGTTCCTTTACATTTAAGGAATGCTCCTACAAAGCTGATGAAAGATTTAGATTATGGTAAAGAATATAAATACGCCCATTCTTTTGAAGGAAATTTTGTGAATCAGGACTTTTTACCGGAAGAAATAAAAGATGCTAAATTTTACGAGCCTGGAAATAATGCCACCGAAAAGAAAATCTTCGAAGAGCTTAAGAAAAAATGGAACAATAAATATTAG
- the yidD gene encoding membrane protein insertion efficiency factor YidD — protein sequence MKLSFNKIITSPLVILIKFYQWFISPLLPKNCRYEPTCSHYMVESLQVHGIFKGFWLGVKRISKCHPWGGSGYDPVPPKK from the coding sequence TTGAAACTTTCATTTAACAAAATCATCACTTCACCTTTGGTAATTCTCATTAAATTTTACCAATGGTTTATCTCGCCTTTACTTCCCAAAAATTGCCGTTATGAACCTACCTGTTCACATTATATGGTAGAATCTTTGCAGGTTCATGGTATTTTTAAAGGATTTTGGCTGGGTGTAAAAAGAATTTCAAAATGTCATCCTTGGGGCGGAAGTGGCTATGACCCAGTTCCTCCAAAAAAATAA
- a CDS encoding NAD(P)H-hydrate dehydratase, with product MKIFTVENIRLADEYTIQNEPVSSIQLMERAAFNCAEWIFSNCKHHTKFAIFCGTGNNGGDGFAIARMLYLKGFDVDVFINKDNLKFSDNALINYKRLKEISRISLKDFHETSQYHFDEKTIVIDALFGTGLSRKPEGIFKKVIEILKTKSNPKISIDIPSGMFADQIHDENSIIFKADYTLTFQFWKKNFLHPETGSFAGKVIVLDINLSKEFIQNASTDNFVIDDEIVRNIFKVRQDFAHKGTYGKSIIVGGSYGKIGAVVLAVKSALKTGSGLTFALAPNCGYETLQTSTPEAMFINGGEKNIQQIIAQKDAVYVIGPGLGTEKDIEKALLEFFEDYHSPLILDADALNIISKSENYLKLIPKKSIITPHPKEFERLFGKTANSFERLDLAKTKAKELEIFIVLKDHHTQVVTPEGKVFYNITGNSGLAKGGSGDILTGIITSLLAQKYTEEEAAILGVWLHGKAADFAAEKYSKEAMQPTNVIDEIGNVFLYLNKKATTQL from the coding sequence ATGAAAATTTTTACTGTAGAAAATATCAGATTGGCTGATGAGTATACGATTCAGAATGAGCCAGTTTCATCCATTCAGTTGATGGAAAGAGCTGCTTTTAACTGTGCTGAATGGATTTTTTCAAACTGTAAACATCATACAAAATTTGCGATTTTTTGCGGAACCGGAAATAATGGCGGCGATGGTTTTGCAATTGCAAGAATGTTGTATCTGAAAGGTTTTGATGTTGATGTATTTATCAATAAAGATAATCTGAAGTTTTCAGACAATGCTTTAATAAATTATAAAAGGCTGAAAGAGATTTCCAGAATTTCACTGAAAGATTTTCATGAAACCTCACAATATCATTTTGATGAAAAAACAATTGTAATTGATGCTCTTTTCGGAACCGGATTATCAAGAAAACCGGAAGGGATTTTCAAAAAGGTGATTGAAATTTTAAAAACAAAAAGTAATCCTAAAATATCAATTGATATCCCGTCGGGAATGTTTGCTGACCAAATTCATGATGAAAATTCAATAATATTTAAAGCAGATTATACATTGACTTTTCAGTTTTGGAAAAAGAATTTCCTTCATCCTGAAACAGGAAGTTTTGCAGGAAAAGTAATTGTTTTAGATATTAATTTATCTAAAGAATTTATTCAAAATGCCTCCACTGATAATTTTGTAATTGATGATGAAATTGTTAGAAATATTTTTAAAGTAAGACAAGATTTTGCTCATAAAGGAACGTATGGTAAGTCAATTATTGTTGGTGGAAGTTACGGGAAGATTGGAGCGGTCGTTTTGGCTGTAAAATCTGCATTGAAAACGGGTTCAGGGTTGACCTTTGCTTTAGCTCCCAATTGTGGGTATGAAACTCTACAGACAAGTACTCCGGAAGCAATGTTTATCAATGGTGGTGAAAAAAACATTCAGCAAATTATAGCTCAAAAAGATGCTGTTTACGTAATAGGTCCCGGTTTGGGAACGGAAAAAGATATTGAAAAAGCATTGCTTGAATTTTTTGAAGATTATCATTCTCCTTTGATTTTGGATGCAGATGCTTTAAATATTATTTCTAAAAGTGAGAATTATTTAAAATTGATTCCAAAAAAATCAATTATTACACCCCATCCTAAAGAATTTGAAAGACTTTTCGGGAAAACAGCGAACTCATTTGAAAGATTAGATTTAGCGAAAACCAAAGCGAAGGAATTAGAAATTTTTATAGTCTTAAAAGACCATCACACACAAGTTGTAACACCTGAAGGAAAAGTTTTTTACAATATTACAGGAAATTCAGGATTAGCAAAAGGAGGAAGCGGAGATATTCTGACGGGAATAATTACCTCACTTTTAGCCCAAAAATACACTGAAGAGGAAGCGGCAATTTTGGGAGTCTGGCTTCATGGGAAAGCTGCTGATTTTGCTGCTGAAAAATATTCAAAAGAAGCGATGCAGCCTACCAATGTAATTGATGAGATTGGGAATGTCTTTCTTTATTTAAACAAAAAAGCCACAACTCAGTTGTGA
- the lgt gene encoding prolipoprotein diacylglyceryl transferase, whose translation MWDPTSGIQLGPLTLHFYSLMFIFAFGIGYVLMTKMYTIDNVNLKYVEPIFTWTLVGTILGARIGHVIFYQPELFKEDFWSVFLPISTKNGFKFTGFSGLASHGATIAVILTTLYYSFKIIKRNPLWVYDRLGIVVAIGGAFVRMGNFFNSEIIGKPVDPNSPFALLFPQQSSEYGVTVPRYPTQLFEAVGYVLLFIILWTLYRKTNKKYQQGWLFGLFFIILWAIRFFVEFLKEPQGDEFISFAGLNTGQILSIPFIIAGFIIMIYSKKFKITEAENAKPE comes from the coding sequence ATCTGGGACCCTACTTCAGGCATTCAATTAGGACCATTAACGCTTCATTTTTATAGCTTGATGTTTATTTTTGCTTTCGGTATAGGCTATGTTTTAATGACCAAAATGTATACAATAGATAACGTAAACCTGAAATATGTAGAGCCTATTTTCACTTGGACATTAGTCGGTACAATTTTAGGAGCTAGAATCGGCCACGTTATTTTTTATCAGCCCGAATTATTCAAAGAAGATTTTTGGAGTGTATTTTTACCGATTAGCACAAAAAATGGCTTTAAATTTACTGGTTTCTCAGGATTGGCAAGTCACGGAGCGACGATTGCTGTAATTTTAACAACCCTTTATTATTCATTTAAAATCATTAAAAGAAATCCTTTATGGGTATATGACAGACTTGGGATTGTGGTTGCAATAGGCGGTGCTTTCGTAAGAATGGGTAACTTTTTCAATTCTGAAATTATTGGAAAACCTGTTGACCCAAACTCACCTTTTGCGTTACTTTTTCCACAACAAAGCAGTGAATATGGAGTAACGGTTCCACGTTATCCTACACAGTTATTCGAAGCGGTAGGGTATGTTTTATTGTTTATTATACTTTGGACTTTATACAGAAAAACTAACAAAAAATACCAGCAAGGTTGGTTATTTGGTTTATTTTTCATCATTCTTTGGGCAATCAGATTCTTTGTAGAATTCTTAAAAGAGCCACAAGGTGACGAATTTATTTCTTTCGCAGGATTAAATACGGGGCAAATCTTATCAATTCCTTTTATAATTGCAGGATTTATTATTATGATTTACTCTAAGAAATTTAAAATTACAGAAGCTGAAAATGCTAAACCTGAATAA